The Solanum lycopersicum chromosome 8, SLM_r2.1 DNA segment AACCATCTGCCAGAACTTAGAAATGAATGATCAACCAGTATCACAGCATCGTACAATAGTTTCTGTAGAATAACTGCATCTTCAGAACTCTGCagcaataaatattgaaaacaaaaagTGAAGAGCTTAGCCTTACAGAAATCAACCTGATCTGCAAATTTATGTGCATTAGAAGGGACTGGATACATCCTTAAAACCTGTATAAAACATGAAATGTACACATACAAACAGAGTGGGGAGCACAGCAGAGCATGGACCTTGTTGGGACATCGTACATGCTATCCACTCTTAAATCTTTGCGATAATGAAGGTTGTCATGAATACGTACCAATAAGGCAGTGACCACAAGCTTTTTTTCCGAAAGAATTCTGAGAAGCATATCTACAAGAAGTAAAAACTAAAAGCCATCAAGAATCAAGTGAAATATTGTCAATATAAAGCTTGAATACATTACTTGGCTTTCAAAGCCCACTCTAACGCTAAAAATATACAactattttaagtaaaaaaagaagtttATGTCTCGGCTTAAAAAGAGCAAAGCAAAAAGTGCAGCTAATTCAGTTTACAAAGGTTTTATCATGCAATGAAGTCAAAGCTCAAAATAGATTACCTAAGAAAGGATCACAGTGATTGGAGGTTTGAATACTCTTAAGTTCCACATAGTTTCTTATTTATGGTACATGTGGGGGTTAAGTGATGCTGGCAGATAAAGAATGATCTATCCACTTTTGCCAAGATTAGTTTTCTGGAAAGCACACAACTGCTTTTCTTCACGTAGGCTCCCAAACATGATTATTCTGCTGTTTGCTTTTCCAACTCAATTACAAAGTCCCATGGAATATATGCATGCCATTGTGATATGTGTACTGTATAGTATACAACTAAAAGTAGCAATTCTAGCAAATGCAAGTGTTGAGATTTCATGGAAATTGCATCAGTATCAATAGAGAGAAAATTTTATGCATATGCACATGGAAGATTTAAATAGAGAATAAGTTGCTTGAAAACAACTTGCACTTTAAAGGAAATAGAGTTCCGTGAAAATGAACTCTTCAAGAATGCCCAGCtgatcaaaaataatttcaagagCAGCTGAACAGCCTTACTTCACAAGCAGCAGCTTCTTTTCACAAACCATCAACCGAAGtccaaatcaaaagaaaagaaaactgaTGGAAATAATATTGTACAACCTTAGCACTTTATATCTCTTGCTAAAATGAGACAGAGAATATATTGGATGTGCTGTccttagtttttcaaaaataaaagaagaaccTCAGCCAAGTCACAACAACACAAGCACATGAAGATTAAAGGTTTCCCAGCTTTAGTGATAAACAACCAACTTGACTCGCACCCTATTAGCATATCAACATTTTTATCCATAAATTTCAGCTGTGACAAGCAAAAAAGATATAAGTTGGACTACCTGCAATGAGACCACATTGACCCCAATACACTGGACATCTATGCTAACTAAATCCGAAGGGATTTATAATAGAAGATGAATGTGTAAGGGTGTAACCAACCTTGGGTTATACAGTATAGGCATCAAGGAAAATTAACATCAACTCAAGCAAAAATGAGTGACACGCAACATTCGATAAAGGGTTGTCCTCAACacaataattttcttttcattgaaGGACTGAAAAAATGGATTTGTTTTCAACATTCCAGCCACATCTACAGCTAATTGGTTGGTGAAATAAAGAATTTAGTACggacaacaacatacccagtataATTCCACAAGTGAGATCTAGGGAGGAGAGACTATTTGTATAAACCCTCAGCTCAGTATAAACCCTCAGCTCAAAACATATGCAAGCAAAGCAtgacagaaagaaaaaaaattcgaCAACAAAATAGCAAAATAAACAAGACAAATGAAACAACATGTAATAGTGAAAATTTAGATAATAAGATCTCTTGGCTACATATTACCCCTCTACGCTTATATCGACCTCCAAATCTTTCTATCTTGGGTCATTTCCCAAGTAAGCTGAAGATGTGTCATGTCCTGTCTAATCACCTCCTCCCAATTCTTCTTCGGCCTACCTATACCTCTGCTGAAACATACTATAGCCAACCTCTCAAGGAATTTAGTACAGAAAGGCATACAAATACAAGAACaatgatatttaattattcatatgATGCAGACAATATGGCGTGATATCATAAGACCTATACATTTAGAAACTTGGAAAGACATTAGGAAAAAAACCCctattgattattattatttggttATTTGTTAGGAAATATAAGCATATTAAGTGGATCACTTTTAGTCAGCCGATGACACTGGTATCCTCCTAAATCCCCATAAAAAATTATGCTCGACATATTATTGGGCTGTGCCCATCTTCTTACAAAATTTGATATGGATTTTGTTATCTCTTTATGACTGGTCGGAATAGCAAGGTGATGTTACTGCATAAAACAATGAGCTGTGATACATAATCAGGTATTGAACTAGCAAGAACTCACCTAAAAATTCAGTATTTTGGAACTGCTTGAGAGTGTGAATTGCCCAGTTTCGTGCATTCTTTTGGAAATCCTCATTAACAAATCTCATATTGAACTTCAAAGAAAGAGCAAGCAAGAACACCTCGCAGATTACGATACCAGCTAGATCCCTGATCCCTCGCCTACTTTTCTGACCCTTGTGAACCTCTACACTAACAATCGGAAAGAAAACTCCTAAGTTCTCCTCAACTTTAGCACACTTCCCAACCAAATGAACCATCCAAACCCCAGCCAATTCCTCAAAACAGACAATATCGTCATCAATCATATTTCCATTTTCAGGCAAAACCAAACATAGACATATATAATCAACAATTTTCTCTACCAACTCCTTAATTTCACTAGTCAAGCTCAACCCATTTCGCGAAAACTCACACACGATATCATACAACACATAGATTAACGGGGCAAGCAAGGCAATCTTTTTCGTCCCATTACACGAACCCGAACACGAAATTAGCAACTGAAACAAGTCCTTAGCAACTATGGTTTTGCTAAAACCAGCTGATTTTGAAGAGTGAAAAGTGACAGCAGAGTAAAACCATGTAATTTCAAGAGGTGGGTCAGGCATTGTTTGGACTAAACGAAAGAAAATGGACTCAAAAACAGAGAAATCACAACTTCCATTTTGGTACGAGGCCAAGAAGTGATTGATTGATTCTTTCAACATGGGCTCAAAGCCCTTTGTTGATGAACACATCGACAGAGATTTTTGAGGTTGTAAATGAAAGCTAAAATGGGGTTTTCTCAAGCTTGATTTTGGAAGAATTCGATGGGATTTAGGGTTTAACAGTAACCTCAAAACCCTAGTTTAAAGGAGTAGATGGAGGTGGGAATTTTTGGGGTCTATTTGTAACggacatttttgtttttttgaatttgGTTTTGGGAATTGTATTATTGTATGGATTAGCGGGAATAAAAGAAATAGCACCAACTCCATATttccttttcttaaaaaatgagaaaataacggAGTCAACGCTCAACTACACACTTATATTCTATAACGCTCTATTACCTTTCAAGGTTATTTGgtttgatgaaaagttgtgttgaaattaattttgatgaaattagTTATAATGAGATTAGTCATATTAATTGCTgaggttttttttaaatttagttatttgatttgttatattcaaataatatgcatgatataatttctaaaaataagttgtttgcttacaaaaatatcatccatttaatttatttcttaatatcTTTGAAAGCTTTAGTTTCTTCcatttaagaatataaatttcatcttacttagattaaatatttttgtgagtACATTCTCATAATTATACCGTGTGTTTTTACATATAAAACAACTATCTTATTTagcttataaataaaattttcaatcttAATTTTGTTAAAGTTAAAAAGACTTATTATTAATGTCACtcattattgtaattatttagttatctttattttaatttatatataaaatacaatttttcaagtgatttaaaaattatttagttaaaaatatgtaattaaacAACGGAGTGAATATTTAAAgagatatcaaaatataaataaacataagaattagttaaataaattcaatgtataatatacttataaattacaactatatttatttactgtaattttttaatgaaaaaatataaagtcaTAAAAATAATGAGTAGTGAAGATTGTGAATGTTATTATGAATGGTATTAAAAACTATTTGACTATACATGTATGTAAAAGTGATGTATAAAAAGTGGGTTTAAGAGAGTATTTAGGAATAACTTATTATAgttattaatcaaataaagaaCTAAGGAATACTAAAAACTTATTCGAGAATTATTTTTCCTTACCCATTACATCAAACGatcccttaaaatattttaaattgaaattctTTCCTTCTTCAACAGTGATATAACACAGAGAGTGAATTTAAAGAGAGTGAAGTAACACAATATTgtaaaagttaattttatacttatacttttttttaaaaatatagttttctATCTGTTTTTAATAGATTTGATTAGAAAAGATCTAATAAATTCaatccttttttttcaaaagcatATAAATCTACTCAAATGGTGATATGTATAAAGGGtaatatttacttttaataagcaataacattttaattttaacgataatttttattttaggtaTAAAATATACAATTCGAAGTTAATAGCATTCGTGATATTTCTGGAGTggattttccttttatttagttttagaaTTTTATAATTGGATCTAGTAGGAGGAGAGATAAAAGAGACctgtttttgactattttctcTCAAAAACATAAGAGAGTTAAAATGTCCTTTAACGTATTAATAATGGTTTGAATAAACACTTCTTTTATCTATGGATCAAAATTGTTCTTTAACATTAAAATGTTGCTTTTAATGGAATGTTGACATGTCATTAGTGAGGTCTTCTAACTAAATGTCACGATTCGCGTCTACACCTTGGATGTGGCCGACTCTCAAGAACCATTGCTGGTCCCTGAGCGAACCCTCATCTTGGCTGACTACAAGCGGAAAACTAATTTAAGCAtgtaaaaaacttaaaatagaataaaattcatgaaactaaaatacagaactttaactcaaaagaaaataatatgtttaattcaccataaaatagtcaatttaagtctttaaaacatttaataaaataaatgattaatacaAACTCCTCAACTATACTCACTATCTATGAACCCTCTAACTGATAATGATGGAAGTCAGGACAAGACCGACGACATCCTGACTGAActtgaaaagtaaatgaaattctcccgaagcaaggaggctcaccacagCTAACTCAAATTCTCGCATGTATCAATGAAACTCTTGCTGATGATCCTAAATACCCATATTTGCATCATGAGCAGATGCAGACCAAATGACTCAGTAcatggaatgtacgagcatgtaagagAAATTCTAAAGCACAACATAAGCTTTAATCTTGATAaaagaaacatacttacctttCTTAACTCactcaactcaagaatactcaaacttactcaactcaaaagtactcaaggataagatactcaactcagagATATGATATTCGACTTCAAAGATATGATGCTCGACTTAAAAGAAATCAACTCtaaatactcaactcaatataaaacaAGAATACACATGCAATCTATGGAAATCtttataaaacaacaaaaacaacttagttcgttaaagaaaataactctacttatataataaagtaatatagtttctgtgggagattctctaatcgataaccaccactatgagcctaagtgatggtacATGGTTTTACCTCACGCTGGCAAGGACCATCCTATGCCTTTCCATTGACATATGACCTTACTTAAattagtggatccattagcttAACTTAAGgaatcatataaaaagtatgatcatttACTACCCATGATGATTACATGgttttatggagacttgagttaatatgaactcgcatccccatatcggtgctcaatgcTACTCCAAAAACATACTTatctcatatatttttaaaacaagcttctttctttgggttgagataattactcaacacttagcttaaaagctctcttagaatcgatgttcccttttcttgctcaaaacttATTTGGAAATTCAGTTTActcttatcttaaatgtgaatacatttataaattctttgggggaatacttagttctcaaTAACTTTTTGAGAagtgaactcaactctttacttttagcttaacttgaaactcttagtcttaaaacaaagttaaaacgtttgtaAAAGACCCTTGAAAACTTTGCTAACTTCACTTGACTTgctcttaacttttagacttgactcttaacttctcttgactttgatcttagatttccttgaattggattatgaattcaaggtttgTGATCTCTTGCTTAcgcatgatttcatgatgttcaacttggagggttcatgcagaattatgagcatgaactactcaactcaaggacccAAAGACACTTCTTATATCAAGATTGTtcgacttatagggttcatgcggaattatgagAATGCACTGCTCAACTAAAGGTCATAAACACCGAAAAACCGAAACACCGTACcgaatcaaatttttttggtatttcggTTTTCAATTCGGTATTCggtatatgtttttgtatttttcggtatttcggttcgaTTTTCGGTATGTGATTTTGTGtaattcggtatttcggtttaccgaaatatattatatatatttatattatattaattattaatattaaataataaatattataatttaaaataaaaaattaaaaagtaaaagactttttgatataactatttttagcccattaagttaaaaatcaaacaaaaaaattgtaaatttttaaaagcccaactaagcaggcccattaaaaaaaccaaaataacaaaactgaaccgaaataataaaaaccgaaccgaaccgaaatattttGGTTCGATATTCGGTACACAATTTACAAAAATCAAAAACcgaaaaaaccaaaaaaaaaatcgaaaccgaaccgaaataccgaatgccCACCCCTAGGAACATGTATTTGTCCCATGATTAGAATTATAGTCTCAAAGGGGATAAtgaactcaatactcaagacaTAGAACTTGAAGATACTACTCCTCTCCATAATACTCAAATTTATGGAGTTCATGCGGAATTTATGAGCATGAACAACTCAACTCGAAGATTTACATAAATACTTGAAACTCATGTATACAACTCTTCTCATTCTCTTACTTACTTCCTCGAATCTTAGCTCAAATCAATAGTTGATCTcaaaggattcacaattgaacccAAAGACTTTTGTTGAACTTCACTCTTtatctctcttgaatgtgaattatgaatttaagagttatggttcattatatgaaagatcttgTGATGACAAATTAGAATCATGAACACTTTTTACTCATCCTCTTACTCACTTACTCGAACCTTGAAACAAATTACTAGAAGTAGTAAAAGACTCCTCAAAAGTGCTCAAAGGGACTCTCTTAGATTGTTTGAATGAATTCTCAAAACTTAAATATTAACTCTAccttgaatgtgattatgtgatttatGGTAGGAAAGATCTCGTGACGTTTAAGAGTATTTTTAGAtagctaaacatgagaaaaggTCATAAAATCACCGTCTTGGAACAAGTCTACGACCTAGAGatgttttaaataattacttgcgaaattaaattttgagacTTAGGAGTCCGCGTCCTAAAAGCTATGAGAAGAAAACTTTTGTACAGAGGGGGAGCAAGTCCGCAATACGGACTTGGATGCCAGATCACACTCGACTTTTTCCATCTTCGTTTTCTAACCCCAAATTGtctaaattcaattttattgcTCAATCTCTCTTTAGATTCAGATACCCTGCACATGTTCACTAGAATCTAACTCTAAAAACTCTTTAAATTGACACAACAACCTTAAGAACTTATCAATCTCAGCCCAATTCATGAAcgaaatcaaattcaagaataCATATCAAGAGCATCAAAGCTTCAACTTTtagaacaaatataaatatgaaatttacataATTGCGTGTGGATGAGCGAACCCAACACTATGAAAGCTTACATATCTGAAAGAATCATATTCTTGAAAATCATGATAGAAAATCTGGAAAGAAGAACCTTGaccttaacttttcttgaatttcttgaGTCTAGAATCTTTGGAGTGAATGAGAGGGTTTGATTTGTGAAAACTGATTTTCCACACATTTAGGGCAATTTAGATGAACTTCTAAGGGGTTTTAGGACTAAAATACCtctaaagaaataattaaaatgagttAGTAGTTGAAATCATTTTTCACCGGGTAGTAAAGTCCGTATTGGCTCCGCATCGCAGAGCCATCGCGGAGGTGCTGCCAGGTTTGCACGGTGTTGGTAAATTCGTCATAAATTTTAACTCAGAGCTTGGAATCAAACAAATTCGGTGGCTTGGGAAATAGGACTTGAAGGGCTTTAATTTAATATCTTATGGATCTCCTAACTCATTTTGTACTAAAAGTtaggtcatttgaagttgacccaaaacttaaGAAAACTTAGGAAAGACTTGAATGCTTTTCTCTTTGGTTATTCTTGAAACTTAAGGTGCTACATCTGGTGACCTTAAAActcaagaaattttaaattccttacAAAAATTTCACTTATTATGAAGGATGGTTCGAGTCtcagtttgattttttttgggtgtTACATTAAACAAGTGACATTAGTTTGTTGGACCACATTGACTTTTAACTCTACAATTAAGAGTCTACTTATCCATAACAAACCCAACAAACAAACCCttttaaaataatctaaatCTTTAATACCTTTtcattttacacaaaaaattcaaacaacatATAAGTTATAAAATTGCATTAACGACCTGTAGGTCGTTTTGAGCACTGAAACTCTTTCCTTCATAAAAGAACCATctgaaaaaaaacttaaatggATTCCAGACTAGGGTGACAATTTCAGccatataaatgaaatgaaaccATTCTTcccatattaaattaaatgaattaatcatattttctttcctctttcttAAATAGGCTAATATGATCTTCAACCTATTTAAGCTTTTACAAATATGGACAAAATGAGTTAACATGAGAATCCATATCCAGCCCATATAAGagaatcaaacaattttttttttggaaaacaaaaaaaggggTCGGTTAGTGGAAGGTGGGGTCCGGGGGGAGggcgtaattttttttaaaaaaacagatttgttttttatttctgtaaaacaaaaattttttaGGGGTAGGTTTGTGGAAGGTGGGGGGGGGCAAGGGGTGGGGGTCCCTGTCGGGAGGggtaaatttctttttttttttgaaaaataaatttatttatatgggTTAGAACAATTTTGCCCAAAACATCTTTGACAATGTCCATATTTGCCCATATCAAGATCATCAGTGTCGGTATATTGGTCTCGTGAGtaccccatgggtcatgaaatCTTGATGTATtttcgaggagtatcatgtatatacgattGAAGAGTACTTGACATATGAGGCATATCATTTCATGTTACATTGCATTGTATCTCATTACATCCCTCATTCtaattgattatgtgttttattggtGGTTGGACATTGCGTGATATTTGATAATCTTTATTTGATGAAACTTGGCTGATAAATATGATGTATACTTGTAAAATTATAGAACGATGTTCTTATATACTCTTGTCACTACTTATTCGTTGTCGATCTATGAGTTATAATGGATACACATGTTtcatactcatactacacttgctgcactcttTTGTGGTGCAAATTGAGTTTCAAATTCAAGCACATTTCTTGGAGCTTTGAGTTTGAGTTCGGATTATCTTCAAAGTTGTGGTATGCTTCTTGGATATTCTGCAGCCTACACCTTCATCTATCTCTATTTATTAGGTTGTCGTGGTATTCTGATAGGATATTTGTTATGTTTATACATGTCATAGTCTAGACTAGTGTCATATTTTAGAAACTCTTGCACTTGTGACACCAAAATGTAAGGTGGTATTTAGCTTTCCGCACTTCATACTTATGAAAGACTCAGTATTTTAGGTATTCTAACTATTGTTTGCCTTTTCaccttaattatttagttaaattGGTAAAATTAGTAGGTTGACTTACCAATCAGTTGgaaacataggtgccatcacgacatgtgaattttggatcgtgacatttCCAATCTGTATTTGTCCTATTATATAAAGACTTAAGCTTTTCTTGGAGagttaaaacaattttttgaatatcCTTTTTCTTCAAGTAGCTTAATGAGTATATCCAAATAACTTGAATTTGTGTGTAAAATGTAAATAGGTTGAAAATGGGGGTgttaaatgaaaagaaattaatgaGTTGGATTATTTTAGAAGAGTTAGCTTGTTGAGTCTGTTATGGACAAGTCGACTTTTAATGGTGGGTCTAAAAGTTCACATGCACCAACAAATTAACGTCACTTGTTTAATTAGAAGACACACTAATCACATGTCAtcattttgttgaaaaaaagataattttgaacttataaaaaatattaaggaaaaTTTTGATCCAATATATGGAAGGAGGACATTTAAAAACCATTTTTAATACGTTTAGGatattttaacaatttaatttttcgAAAAGATAGTTTGACATCAAAATTTTATCAGATTCAATATATAACTCTACAAGACAAGTCAATCTATCTTCGAGCTTTCATTAGAATTTCTTGAAGACTATTTATCTTAAATTCTAGTTCACGCCTATAAAGAGACATATTACCTTGAAAAGTCACCTCAAATATCTAATAAACTTTTGGTTATTTAGAAAGAGATTTAACTGACatctcaaaatttgataaacTCCTAGATTTTCACAAAGAGTCAATACATTGAATATTATCTTCCTCAAATCGTCACCCGATATTCCTAGCGAATAAATACATTACAAAAAGTTTTAGATCATCCTACATTCAAGAAATACGGAACTAACAACCCTCAAATTATCAAGAGAACTCTTATAGAAGAATTAAGCGATGAAAAAATTGTGTTCTCAAATATTTATcgataaaatcttttttttgtgCTTGAAAAATTTGATACAAGGAGAAAATTGTAACGATCCGAACTGTCgttaattagaaaaaaacaaaactttgagaaaaaaatggggCCACTGTTGCACCAGGGCAGGACGTATACCGCTTGGGAGGCGGCGCTAGCGGGGTAAGTAGTCGCCAGGACGGGACAGGTGAGACATAACGTAAGTAATACAAATTCTTATTTCCTCATTCTTCCTTAAATTCCTAAATTAGTCGTAAAACACCCAAGAAACCCCTAAAAAGCTTCTCTAGCTTGGGAAGGAAGGAGAAGGAGATTTCTAGCGTAAGGAGTGTTGTGGACGGCAGATTTCCGGTCAAGATCACCATCACGAAGCTCAGAGACAGTAATCAAAGCCAAAACTCCGTGCAACTGCTTTACTCTCAGGAAATATAGGTTTTATTAATTGAGTAGTTATAAATCTATTTTCACTGCGTAGTATAATGAAAATCAATGATGAGATCTATGCGCAAGCTTTTGTGCACCAAACAAAGGatgaataaatgataaaaaggaGACTTAGATGACTAACTAAGACTATGGTTGGGATATTGTTTTAAGTAATATACGTAAGTGATGGTTGAGATTCTATGACAGTGTAATGCATGTTTGGTTTTGCTTCATTATGATACGTATATATATGCGAATGTTGTATTATTGATCACAATTGATTGTAAAAGAGATATATGAATGATGAATGCCATGaatcataacttaattgtaTGATCTTgagaatatacttgtgattgttATTATAATTGTGGCTTGTTGAATGAATTGAATTTTGCGTTATGAGACACTAACCTAGATCGGTTTCCATGTTTTAACATAATTATGGGATCggttgccacgttccggcataAACATTGAATCGAGtaccatattttttatatgctaACAATTTAGGTTTGAGTTCCATGAGAGAACCAACTTCTTAACATAATAGTATATCTTGGCTTGTGATAACGAAACTATTCGTTAGTGATAATTGGTGTTGTTTTCTCCGAAATTGTTAAATAATTATGATGAACCGTATCTAATTGTTATACTATGTGATACGGTATGTGAAGGACAAGGGTTCAAGGTTAGTAATAATTAAGAGTAAGGGTTATCCGCGTGTTATAAGGGTGATAAGTGGGGGTAGTGTACGTGATGTAATAACTTAATGTGGATTTCACCTTGGAGGAAGGAATTCGTGGATAGTTGCTAGAAAGATTGAAATAATATAACGTGTCATGTGACACAAATAGGGTAACAAAGAAGAGAAAGTAAGGGTATGACGTGGGTGATTAGTCGAAATACTTGTAGTTGTATTTGTGGATTCTTTGATGGGTTAGAATGGTCAGGCTGTGATCAAGAACCTAGTTAGTAGGTCGACGAAGAATGTGGTTAGTAATAAGGGTATTAGTGTAATTTTGAGATTTTCAAGCGAGGGTAAAGGTTGAGAAGCGAGTGGTTATTGCATACTCTTGCTAGTAATTTTTCTTATGTTATTTTGTGGGCGTCGGGTAGATCGATGATGCCTACCAGTACGTGTGGTTTTGTACTGATACTACTTTTGCTGTGCCTTTTTGGCATAGGGTGGATGCAAGTTGGTGAAGTTTCCTTAGGTGAAGATGAAGAAATTCTCCAACAGCTTCTTGTTTTCATTCCGCATGGTGGGAgttgtgtatttttatttaattgaccAAT contains these protein-coding regions:
- the LOC101261644 gene encoding uncharacterized protein, whose product is MCSSTKGFEPMLKESINHFLASYQNGSCDFSVFESIFFRLVQTMPDPPLEITWFYSAVTFHSSKSAGFSKTIVAKDLFQLLISCSGSCNGTKKIALLAPLIYVLYDIVCEFSRNGLSLTSEIKELVEKIVDYICLCLVLPENGNMIDDDIVCFEELAGVWMVHLVGKCAKVEENLGVFFPIVSVEVHKGQKSRRGIRDLAGIVICEVFLLALSLKFNMRFVNEDFQKNARNWAIHTLKQFQNTEFLDMLLRILSEKKLVVTALLSSEDAVILQKLLYDAVILVDHSFLSSGRWFQIPESSFRNLVLLWSLIVDNAIQFAREICDQDRLTAYANAFSESQLPSELLKWVSVQAGIEEKLRNPKLMTPKALIKWLFVLEDQGLWVFDHDKLKFDAKTAICISRPDCFLPEVQPRKCIGDEEMDDSMDKTFSNAYFCKDKLPVDGSRKRKDLVKDTYIRGTPVKLVKYNVHESPNREKFLPFSDEDMEVMG